AAATGAACCATCCGCATTGTCCAATCTGAcggctttgttttttttttttcttgatatttaTCCCATTGGATCAGAGGGAAAATTTTCTTATCTTTGTGCCAATTGTTGTTTTGCAGGCATTACATTCAAATGCACTCCCAGTGTTCGATATGTGTAAACAATGGTTGGCTCAGTACATGTAATTTGCTGCTAGTGAGAAATTATAGAGAAGAATTTTAGTTTTGGCCAAGATGAATTGAGGGCATTGGATTTTCAACAGCCACGGTTTTCGATAAGGATTGCACTGAGGTTACTtgaaagtgctttcttaaaatCGATGACCCCTGAAATGTTGAAAACAAGGGCTTATACGGTCATTCGCTTTCCTATGTGCCATTGTTTTGGTTCCGTTGCCGTTCTTTGACTGCCATCTGACATTGTTGAGGCTAATTTCAAATCGTCAGGAGTTTTGGGTTAGCCTTATCTTATGTAATATGTTGTAACTTGCTGTTGGGGGAGGATATGTGGAGAAAAAAATCAGTCACGTGGCCCAATAGAAATTGCAGCAAATCATGAATCATCCCGAGATCCACATTTTAGGCCTGAATCTGACTCCATTTGGATGTAAAGGGTTACAGTTCTGCCACAGTTAAAGAGTAGATTTGCGTGGCAATGTATAGATtatgaaagagaagaaaaaaaatcagcaTGATATtcacatacatatatgtattcCCTCTCACGGGTAAAATTTTGACTTGTAAAATACGAAATTGGTTCGTCTCGTTCGTTTATCAATGTCTTTATACATATTCCGTCATAGTTCCCTCGGAGAATCTGCTATTGCTATGATCTATTAATGATGTTAAATTAGGTCCCCCATGGAGGAACCCTTATGCAAGGAAATAAAGCAAGACCGTAAATTCTTGCATGGGTGTTATGATCTGAGCAGACAGCACTTTTAGGCATTGCAGTGCTACGAAATATAGCCCGTAGCTGGAGAATCCATTGTATATTTCCTTCTCGAGACTTTACGCCTCACTTTCATACCAAAGATTTTCGTTTATACAAATTCCTCCGCATAGTAGTCGAAAGTGTTAAAACAAGAGGTGCTGGAGGAAATACTCTTTCTAACAGAATTGCCTCGCGATTCGAACCATAAGAGGTATTGTATCTTTAAATCTCACTATGTACAGTATGCTTGCGAGCCTTAAATCTTCTCATCAGGCTGTTAAAAGAGTTCGTTTTACCAAAACCATAGGGTAATAATTCCCAAGTACATGAGGACATTACTATATTGTCTCACATATTTTAGAAAGGGCACGAATCGTACACGCTGTCCGCATGATCGCCACAGATGAGACTAGTCTCTATGAGTGCAAGCCAAATAGGGTACAAGGAAAAAAGTAacgaggaaaaaaaatgaaaacaaggcAGGAAACAGGAGATCGTGGCAGATCGATCTCCTGGCGGAGAACAGGTGGCAGAATAGGGTGGATCTTGACAGATCTCCTGGCCGGGAACAAGATGCATGACCAAGAAGGATCACGATGACCAAGAGAAAGAGGTCGGAGGAATAACCACCCCTCCAATTACTTGTGCATACATAGGAGTACGCATGTAACAGTCATGGCTCTAGCCGCTGCACTTGATCAGCCTCTTGTTTGGCGAGTGTTGTAGGATTTACAGTTCTTGCATTTCTGAGCCACCACATGGTACTGCACTTTTGATGATTTCCCACAGTCGTTGCAAAGGATCCAAACCTGCAAAACAGTATTTCCGTCAGATTTTCTAAACTATAAAAACCATCTCTAACAACTGTTTACGGAGGGCTTCTGGACAGTAGTGTTtccaaaaatttgagaaagctAAGGAGCAATCGGTGCATTATTTTGGACCATAAAAAACTAAGAACACGAGGTTAAACCATAAGGATACCGAACCTCTACagttcaaatttgaaaacttcCTGACCAAAAGGGTAGTACAATTGAATTCTCTCTTGGCAGAGACAAATTTGAACCCAACGAGAGAGACAGAGGCTGAccattttattttgataaggTTCTGGGATTGGCGTAGCTGCAATCTCCATGTCAAATTTCTCCCATACCTTGGACATATCACAGACTGACTTGGAGCAGAGAGGGCAGGCATACCTGTTTAATTGTCAACGTGAGATGGAGCAAGTCAGTACGGTTGAATgcaaaaaattgtaatattgaAGGGgagacaaaaaaattaaaagacaaAAAGGAAACTGCCAACACTCACTGAAGATGATCCTGCATCTCCTTCAAGCAATTTTTGTGGATAGTGTGTCCACATGGCAGAGCAGTCACATCATTTGTTGAATCAAACAAGTACTGAAGATCACCATTTTGTGATGAATTAAGCTTCAATCATCCGGATCAAATGTTACATCAACCAAAAATTGAACAAAAGGTGGCGTGTATTACCTCAAAGCAAACGGGGCAATCATGATGCATAGCTCCTTCTACACAAGGGTGGCTGTTCTTCAAAAGAATTGAGTAGCAACAACCTTCATCATGATCAGATATATAATAAGCAAAGATATTTAACAGATCACTTGGACTAATTACTTCCAAGCTCCCAAGTATTAGAATATTAGGTAATACAAATGACAAGAGGAGAATAGGCAAGTATCTTACCACACTTGTAGCAGTGGAAGAAGTTCTCACGCCCTCCAATTCTGCAacaaagtaaattaaaaaatgtgtaaagaggctcctaaaataaataaataaaattcacataaataacaGTAACTGAAGACAGTGTTCGCTGATGGTGGCTTAAGAAAGGGTAAAATCTTCTCTAAATTCTCGAGATGCAATTATGAATAAGCAATCCCTTGAATGCAGAGTTGCGGTTTCCCCTTACACAGGCCCTTGACACACATTCGTTTGTATGTTTGTATGCATGTGTATATAAACATATAGGTGTGTGTATGTGCACGCGAACCAGATTTTATAATCTGTGGTAGGTCTTCCCTTAATATGCTCTAAAGGCCACCCAATAAGCGACATGATCAATCATACCTGCAAATTCCGCAGCCATTGCAATGATACTGTTTCTTAGAAGTCTGCAGCATAAGGAAAACAGAAACAATCAAATAAATTCTGTTAAATTAATTACTAGTTTAAAGACATCCTAAAATTTGCAAATCGGGGTAAAATAAGACCATAT
This genomic window from Carya illinoinensis cultivar Pawnee chromosome 7, C.illinoinensisPawnee_v1, whole genome shotgun sequence contains:
- the LOC122316491 gene encoding probable E3 ubiquitin-protein ligase RZFP34 isoform X2 — protein: MATKHCESQQIVLEDMQHITFKRNAMEAVCSQQSTQECILAEESTDFIRTAEVSEKGFMQYGCSHYRRRCRIRAPCCNEIFDCRHCHNEAKNSINIDQKQRHDIPRHLVTQVICSLCGTEQEVRQVCGNCGVCMGKYFCETCKLFDDDTSKKQYHCNGCGICRIGGRENFFHCYKCGCCYSILLKNSHPCVEGAMHHDCPVCFEYLFDSTNDVTALPCGHTIHKNCLKEMQDHLQYACPLCSKSVCDMSKVWEKFDMEIAATPIPEPYQNKMVSLCLSRWVQICLCQERIQLYYPFGQEVFKFEL
- the LOC122316491 gene encoding probable E3 ubiquitin-protein ligase RZFP34 isoform X1 encodes the protein MATKHCESQQIVLEDMQHITFKRNAMEAVCSQQSTQECILAEESTDFIRTAEVSEKGFMQYGCSHYRRRCRIRAPCCNEIFDCRHCHNEAKNSINIDQKQRHDIPRHLVTQVICSLCGTEQEVRQVCGNCGVCMGKYFCETCKLFDDDTSKKQYHCNGCGICRIGGRENFFHCYKCGCCYSILLKNSHPCVEGAMHHDCPVCFEYLFDSTNDVTALPCGHTIHKNCLKEMQDHLQYACPLCSKSVCDMSKVWEKFDMEIAATPIPEPYQNKMVWILCNDCGKSSKVQYHVVAQKCKNCKSYNTRQTRG
- the LOC122316491 gene encoding probable E3 ubiquitin-protein ligase RZFP34 isoform X3, with product MATKHCESQQIVLEDMQHITFKRNAMEAVCSQQSTQECILAEESTDFIRTAEVSEKGFMQYGRRCRIRAPCCNEIFDCRHCHNEAKNSINIDQKQRHDIPRHLVTQVICSLCGTEQEVRQVCGNCGVCMGKYFCETCKLFDDDTSKKQYHCNGCGICRIGGRENFFHCYKCGCCYSILLKNSHPCVEGAMHHDCPVCFEYLFDSTNDVTALPCGHTIHKNCLKEMQDHLQYACPLCSKSVCDMSKVWEKFDMEIAATPIPEPYQNKMVWILCNDCGKSSKVQYHVVAQKCKNCKSYNTRQTRG